The following proteins are encoded in a genomic region of Dyadobacter sp. UC 10:
- a CDS encoding DUF3098 domain-containing protein: MMNSKKSELPFASSNYVMMLTGIAVILAGFLIMSFDAEEFGFGFLGLTLGPIVTIIGFILEFWAILRKPSDS, from the coding sequence ATGATGAACAGCAAAAAAAGTGAACTGCCTTTCGCGTCTTCCAACTATGTGATGATGCTCACAGGCATCGCCGTCATTCTAGCCGGCTTTCTGATCATGAGTTTTGACGCTGAGGAATTTGGTTTCGGTTTTTTGGGATTGACACTAGGCCCTATCGTCACGATCATCGGCTTTATACTCGAGTTCTGGGCGATCCTACGTAAACCATCTGATTCATGA